ATAATAAACCAAGATCCTAACTCTGTgatcactaaagatcccatggcacttattgctAGAGTAGGGAATAACCCCACCATCCTGGATAAACTCCCAACCTGGGAACCATGGAGAACTCAGCCTGTTATAGGCACACTATCTCCTCACATCTCTGCATGGTCTGGTGTCAGTCTGACGTACATTACTTATGGTTGTGATACACTACACCTTGGTGACAGATGGGATGAGGAACACCCATACAATATCAAGCTGAGCCATTATATAGTCTTTGGTGTAACCATACATTTTGGGTGAATGCTACTGTTTTGGTTTCAATGTTATCAACATGGTTGTGTCCAAACGTGATTATTTAGTTACTGCTTTAGATTTTTTTAGGGCACGTTTCACAAATATTTTTTAGCAACAAAGGAACCAACCCATATCATATTTCTGATAAGCTAAGTATGTTTTAGTCAAGCATGTTCAGTGTTCTGCTGGTTTCATGTAAAAGCTATACAGTAGACAGAATGGCGCTTTGCAAACCTTCCCATAACCAACTACATGACAAGCAGATTTAATTTATTGTTGTTAGCGTCTAGTCACTGCATGTTTAAAATGTTGCAACACAGGCTATTTCACTACACTACAGGAAGATATTGAACTATAAATTGTATGTGTCTTGAACCACGGTAATCAAGCTTTGGAAACTTCATTGCATTTGGCAAAAGCAGAGATTTACCCTCAGGCCTAGAGTTGATTTAAAATTACACCCTTTAATCTTACTGGGGTTCATAGTATATGTTGATGATATCCTAATTTCTCACATTAtgaaaatgtcaggaattgtttgTGTAACTGTTATGCAAAGCATTTCAAATAGGCGACCTTGAAGAATACAGACATTTTGAAGACTTGTTAACCAATATgtttttaaagctagaatccttagttgaaacaataacaaagcatttcccttcctctgttttggtaaaatgcTGAGTGATGGGCCTTGAGAAGTGAAACCACTCTCATAGACAGAgcaatggatgcaaggactgaccatctatgatatcaaaatgatagttttaaccatgctttgaggctatacagtgtttgtttacatttacattgtttccaAACATTGGAGTTTTAGAAGTTTATATTTTGTGTTCTGATGGGGtaaaacagttgaactaagctcataaggcatttatacgttttattcttcaagaatcaatgggtatatattattaaatggatgtagcaactgcagattctaGCTTTAACATTATTACATTCCAGTTGTGCAACAACTGTGGACTTTTAGAAATGTCAAATTGAGTGCATGGAGCCAGATAGTATTTTACGGAGTATGTAAATCAACTAGGTCCATATGTCATAGAGTGAATCAACTCTTTCATGTACAGTGCAGCTGAGTTCTAGCTTTACATAATGCAGTAGATACCAGAACCACTCTGCTTCCATGAAGAGGCTGTGCTTTTCGTCCTATAGCAACCTTCAAAGCAGAGCTTAAACTTTTAATGAGATCAGGGTTGGGAGATATATCTATAAGCACCGCCACGTCCTGCTGGCTTGGAGCCAGGAGAATTAGTGCTGCAACAGGAAGAAAGGGCCTCTGTGTATGAGTGAGGTTCTTCAGTTTCCATGCTCCTCTGCTTGCACAGGAGCCGGTTAACTTCACTGGCAACTCTTTCACTGAACTCCCATCCTGGCGCTGCGCACCAACACttgagtgtgtatgtgtacagGAGGCTGTTTGCGATCTGGCTAAATATATTTGTTCAGACGCTATTTCCTGCTAGGGACacaaggtgccattcctgtgtgCAGTGTTTGCATACTGTATTTATGACAGACATCATCTGTCAAGACAAAGCACATCTGGTTTTACTTCCGGCCTGTGTCTCACACATTATACCAGGCCTTTTTTGCATAACTGGCCTGAGGATTGGCTGAGAATTGGCACTGTGTTGAGTTGCTGGGCTATTCAGAGAAGTGGCGGTCTATTTTGAATCCTGTTCAGAGGCAGTCAGAACAAGCATAATCCTCCGTCCCGCGCTCGGCACAGTTCCAGTGTACTGCTTGGCTTTCTATGAGCGCTTTGGATTATCCAAGTGATAATTGTGGTAATTGCTGAAACTTTCACTGAATGACAAGAGCACAAAACCACTACTCGTTACTTGGTAACAGTAGCTTAGATGTGTAAGAAGGTAGCTTTTATGTCTAAAAAATTGTGTGTATGTCACTAACATTGTTCTCATCAAATGGCACCTCTCTGTGTATCTACCTTTCTCTGTCAGGTAAATGTGTGAAGATCCAGAGGAAGCAGGGCCTGTCGTCAAACATggacagcagcagcaacaggcaCTCCCCCAGCAGCAAGAGGAGCGGGGCCCCCAGCCCAGTGGCCCTCAGGCCCCTAAGAGACCGCATCATCCACGTCCTTGCCTTGAAGGCCTACAGGAAGCCTGAGCTTCTGCTGtggctggagagggagagggccagTCCTAAGGACAAGGCTGACCTGGGAGCAGTACTGGACGAGGTGAGACCTCTAGAACACAACACGACACTACAATAAACTGTACTCTGGTACTAGGCTGCAGGTGCATGGTAGGCACTGGTTTCACTGAGTGCAGATCAAACTCAATAGCGCACAACTTTTGCATATTGTAGTCCAATTGTAATGCATTTCAAATGAATAAACCTAATCTATTTTGGTAAATGAAACacatgtaaaacatcacagcaactTTAAAAGTGCCTCGGGGATTCAGGTGCATTTATAAGCAATTATAAATCCCTCTAGGGGTTCCAAATGTAAACACTGCAGAgtagcctctctctcttgctgttttGCTCTCTTTGTCACGGAGGCATTCTAGGTAGACTAGATTTGGTACTGCATTTGTGACTAACTGGGCACAGCCTGCCAGTTGATCCTTTTTTTAACCAGGGTCAAAACTGCAACTAACGCTTCAGAGACAGAGGGCTAAAATGTGTTTGTCATTGATTTGCAGGTTGCTAAACTGAATCCCAAAGACCACAGCTTTACTCTGAAGGATGAGTTCTACAGTCACGTCCAGAAGGATTGGCCCGGTTACCTAGAGGAAGAGAAGCAGCTCATCCATAGGCTCCTGGCCAGGTGGGTGTGGCTTGTACTTCTACTCACCTGTCTTCTCTAGCACCAGTGAATATTTTAATATTACCTGTATATCAACATGATGTTGGTGTCATGGTGGAGAGTCCCCTTGTCTGTAGTTTATCTTAATGTAACATTGTAAGCTTCAGTAattggatttttatttatttttattttacctttatttaactaggcaagtcagttaagaacaaattcttatttacaatgacggcctacaccagccaaacccggacgacgctgggccaattgtgcgccgccctatgggactcccaatcacggccggttgtgatacagcctggaatcaaaccagggggtctgtagtgacgccttaagcactgagatgcagtgccttagaccgctgcgccactcgggagcccattacCTCTCCTCAGTAGCGGGGTGCTCTGATGCTTTTTGACAACGTGCTGGCGTTAAGACTGCAGGCCCACTGGATTACTGTGGCAGGCCGCTGTGATCATGTTGAAAGGAGAGACTCTAAATGACTATTTCTCTGCACAGATAAATGTCTTAATGGGCACATTTATCAAAGTGGGGAGAGAAATATTCTCTGCATGGTGTTGCCAAATAGTATTAATGTAGAGGACAGCAGCctggctgagctttttagaatgaGAGAGTGGATATCCACCTCCTGCCTACTTACTGTGCAACTGACTGTTGCCCTTCTGTTTACACTACTGACTCAGATGTTATAAAGAGTGTTGTGAATGTACATGATACGGGTGCTGTTGACTTGGCTCATAACTATATGACCGTTCTTTAATTATAACGAAGAGCCTTTTCTTATAGTTTATCTCAGATAGCAACTTCATTTGGATGTGGTTAGTATCAGAATCCAACCAGGCTGGTAGCCTAGTCTGTCCGAGGGTCTCATGTCTGGAATGTCCTGAAAGCCAGTGGTGCTTCCAGCAGATTCCATTGATCATCTAGTTAAAATGATCATGCTGCTCCTGTGGGAGGTATGATTGAACTCTGATTCCAGTGAGGTTTCTGTGAGGAAGGAGCTGGAGGAAGCAGATTgccagtggagagaggagtgttTAGCCTAACAGAGCCTGCATCTGGCACCATTGTTCTCCTCACTGAGGTGACTGGACACTGCTCCGCATTAGTGCCTGCCTCTTACAGATGTAATCTGTGTTCTGTAACCTAGAAACACTACAGACAGCCTAACACTTTGAAACATGCAGAAAAACTTGTCAGTTTCACTCTGAGGTCAAGTGTAGAAAACTGGTGTGTTGTAAAATATGTGGGAGTGTAATGTCTGTCTGACAGCGTGGTTCCATTTGTTATTTTGCAAATATGAATATAAACAGCAGCGTCTAAGGCAGACTTTGCTTGTAATTTATGTATCTTGATCCTGAAGTTACAGTAACCAAATGgttatttgtgttttgttttgttttcctcTGTTAACATGGCCCCACCTCTTTCACTTCACTGGAAACCATACAATTGCAGTTGGAGTTTGAACCATTATTTACAAACTAATACGTCTGTCCAAAGTGAAGTTTAAAGCTTAAATGATCTGCCCTAACATAAACGGAATAGCAAAGTAAAAATGTCTTCCCCTTTTAATGTTGCAGGAAACTGCAGCCACTGAGCTTCAGTAGCCAGTTGAAGAGTTTCCAGTCAAACCATTCATTCCACAAAACCCCTGGGGATTCTCCGTCACAACTCAGCCCAGTCAAGACTCCCTCTGTGGTAAATACTCACCTTCCTTACTCTAAAATAATTTCTACATCCTGCCCTTCCTCACTGTTTCTTTTCTTATAAGCTTGAGATTTATTAGAAATGAAAGAGAATACAGAGATTAATTTCAAGGGTTAAATTATTTGTGTTTGAGTAGTGGATCAGTGTTATGCTTTTTGACAAGACGTGGGCTTACTGCAAAATAAGATTGAGTACAGGAGGAATGAGAGGAACGTTTCTTGGTGTGGCAGCATCTGCTTTTTATTTATGGGAGTGCTGGAGGCAGTTCAGTCACTGCCGTTTTCAGGGGCCAGTTAGGATGTTTTAATGGTTAGTCTTCACCAAGAAGTCTTACAGGTAAAACCTCTTCTCTTCCCCTTCTCATAGAAACGCCCCTTGCCCTCCGACCTATTTGATTTTCAGACCCCCAAGAAGCAAAGACTAGATCACAGTTTACCCCTGCAGTCGCCTTCCAATGGACACCTTGGTCCCATTGGAGCCCGTAGCTCATCTGGTCCAGGCAACACCAGTGTACAGACCAAAACAGAGTTTGAGAGAACCAACAATCATGTCCAGGGAAGCCCTAATGGTCTCTACACACGGCACAAACTGGATGGTTCCTCCAGTATTCCCAAGCTGGAGAGGACAGAGCCGGTCCCAGCAGTACCAAGCCCCAAGGCCCCACAAACTGAGCCCTCCATCTGCACTGACCAGCAGCTAGCTGACGGCCAGCACAAAAAGAAGAAGTCCAAGAAGCACAAAGACAAGGAACGGGAACACTTAAAACAAGACTGGATAGAGAACAGTCCCGACCTGAAGCAGAACCAGGAACATCTCAATGGTAAGAAAAGCACACTTTGATTCCCAATGTAATTTTCAACAAAATCATATAATTTTGAGACCTTGTTGGCTGGAATGATAGCAGAAACAAAACATGTTGACAATGATACAGTAATCATATGGGTATATTTACAGCAGAGTTTCCGATAGCCGCTAATAGCCGGCTATtggctatttttttttttaagccaaTGAATACAATTGGTGCTGGTCAATTTTCCGGGAGAAGAAAAATCCCATtgcgaaataatgctttttagcctattcattgatggaaatcaaatcaaatcaaatcaaattttattggtcacatgcgccgaatacaacaagtgcagacattacagtgaaatgcttacttacagcccttaaccaacagtgcgtttattttaaacaaaaaaagtaagaataaaacaacaacaaaaaaaagtgttgagaaaaacaaagagcagaagtaaaataaagtgacagtagggaggctatatatacaggggggttaacggtgcagagtcaatgtgcgggggcaccggctagttgaggtagttgaggtaatatgtacatgtgggtagagttaaagtgactatgcataaatacttaacagagtagcagcagcgtaaaaaggatggggtggggggcagtgcaaatagtccgggtagccatgattagctgttcaggagtcttatggcttgtgggtagaagctgttgagaagtcttttggacctagacttggcactccggtaccgcttgccgtgcggtagcagagagaacagtctatgactagggtggctggagtctttgacaattttgagggccttcctctgacaccgcctggtatagaggtcttggatggcagggagctttgccccagtgatgtactgggccgtacgcactaccctctgtagtgccttgcggtcagaggccaagcagttgccataccaggcggtgatgcaaccagtcaggatgctctcgatggtgcagctgtagaatttttttgaggatctgaggacccatgccaaatctttttagtctcctgagggggaataggctttgtcgtgccctcttcacgactgtcttggtgtgcttggaccatgatagttcgttggtgatgtggacaccaaggaacttgaagctctcaacctgttccactacagccccgtcgatgagaatgggggcgtgctcagtcctctttttttttcctgtagtccacaatcatctcctttgtcttggtcacgttgagggagaggttgttgtcctggcaccacacggccagatc
The sequence above is a segment of the Coregonus clupeaformis isolate EN_2021a chromosome 19, ASM2061545v1, whole genome shotgun sequence genome. Coding sequences within it:
- the LOC121531934 gene encoding RNA polymerase II elongation factor ELL2-like: MAALRQERRYGLSCAKINKNVPNKSLYHVKLTDTAIRTLEAYQNLKGSLPNQPAISFKGSQGYIKIPAPSPDASDALRVFSFYLSSDSKDKPQASFDCIHQYVSREGREHLEGQGSIQDKITVCATDDSYQMTRERMSQVEKDIMSRSAIEIKPGSTRGKCVKIQRKQGLSSNMDSSSNRHSPSSKRSGAPSPVALRPLRDRIIHVLALKAYRKPELLLWLERERASPKDKADLGAVLDEVAKLNPKDHSFTLKDEFYSHVQKDWPGYLEEEKQLIHRLLARKLQPLSFSSQLKSFQSNHSFHKTPGDSPSQLSPVKTPSVKRPLPSDLFDFQTPKKQRLDHSLPLQSPSNGHLGPIGARSSSGPGNTSVQTKTEFERTNNHVQGSPNGLYTRHKLDGSSSIPKLERTEPVPAVPSPKAPQTEPSICTDQQLADGQHKKKKSKKHKDKEREHLKQDWIENSPDLKQNQEHLNDHEGAKTPVTRTSPEELSDYLIKYNTITASEQRQQYKEDFCAEYDEYRALHHRIGTITEMFVQLGSKINTLSPGTQEYKLMEDQILQKYRKYKKKFPGYREDKKRCEYLHQKLSHIKGLILDYDCTQGPS